The following are from one region of the Cytobacillus firmus genome:
- a CDS encoding bifunctional metallophosphatase/5'-nucleotidase — translation MKSEVLLTILATSDVHGHVYPYFYGTDENAEHGLGKLAALIKREKEQSEISILIDNGDLIQGTPLTYYYSRYLKNQKNPMIQILNKLEYDAAVIGNHEFNYGKNTLARAVSESNFPWLSANILFSSTKETYFGLPYKIKTFANGLKTAVIGVTTQYIPNWEKRQHIEQLSFESAVVSLKRWVSYIQEEEKPDLIIVSYHGGFEKDLKTGELTEEQTGENEAYRICTDVPGIDVLITGHQHRFIEGEQVNGVSIVQPGFNGQALAKVTVKFRKKHNDWLIDEKNSALIYPNGIMPDHEVLQLAGYYESKTQNWLDTVIGEIEGDMQIDDIFKARLAEHPLIEFINKVQMEASGADISCTALFHEGAPGFKSKVTMREIVSNYIYPNSLCVLRITGKDIKDALERSAAYFELSSAGEIIVNPEFSYPKPQHYNYDMWEGIEYKIDVSRQKGSRITKLLYKGHPIREDGEYHAVMNNYRAAGGGGYYMFKGKPIEKEILTDMTELLAGYFSEKGKVIPSLNFNWEVTAGKGS, via the coding sequence ATGAAATCGGAAGTTTTACTCACCATTTTAGCTACAAGTGATGTCCACGGACATGTTTATCCATATTTTTATGGAACGGATGAAAACGCTGAGCATGGTCTGGGCAAGCTTGCAGCGTTAATAAAGAGAGAAAAGGAACAATCTGAGATATCCATTCTTATTGATAATGGTGATTTGATCCAGGGAACTCCTTTGACTTATTATTATTCCAGATACCTGAAAAATCAAAAAAACCCCATGATACAGATTTTAAATAAACTTGAATATGATGCAGCTGTTATCGGAAATCACGAATTTAACTATGGAAAGAACACCCTTGCAAGAGCGGTCAGTGAGTCCAATTTTCCCTGGCTTTCAGCTAATATCTTATTCAGTTCAACAAAAGAAACTTATTTCGGGCTTCCTTATAAGATAAAAACTTTTGCAAATGGATTGAAAACTGCGGTAATAGGTGTAACGACACAGTATATTCCAAACTGGGAGAAAAGGCAGCATATTGAGCAGCTTTCATTCGAATCTGCGGTGGTCAGCTTGAAAAGATGGGTTTCCTATATCCAGGAGGAAGAAAAGCCGGACTTAATTATCGTCTCCTACCATGGGGGCTTTGAAAAGGATCTAAAAACAGGTGAACTGACGGAAGAACAAACAGGTGAAAATGAAGCCTACAGAATCTGTACTGATGTCCCGGGTATTGATGTTCTGATTACCGGGCATCAGCACCGTTTTATTGAAGGGGAGCAAGTGAATGGTGTATCTATTGTCCAGCCGGGATTTAATGGGCAGGCGCTTGCAAAGGTTACAGTAAAATTCAGAAAAAAACATAATGATTGGCTGATTGATGAAAAAAACTCTGCCTTGATTTATCCCAATGGAATTATGCCTGATCATGAGGTCCTTCAGCTTGCCGGGTATTATGAATCCAAAACCCAGAATTGGCTTGATACTGTGATAGGTGAAATTGAAGGAGATATGCAGATTGATGATATTTTCAAAGCGCGCCTAGCGGAGCATCCGCTGATCGAATTCATTAATAAAGTGCAGATGGAGGCATCTGGTGCTGATATTTCCTGTACTGCGCTGTTTCATGAGGGTGCACCTGGCTTCAAGTCAAAAGTAACGATGAGAGAAATTGTTTCTAATTATATTTACCCGAATTCGCTATGTGTCCTAAGGATTACGGGAAAGGACATTAAGGATGCTTTAGAGCGTTCAGCAGCTTACTTTGAATTGAGCAGTGCCGGGGAAATTATAGTGAATCCTGAATTTTCATATCCGAAGCCACAGCATTATAATTACGATATGTGGGAAGGAATTGAGTATAAAATAGATGTTTCACGCCAAAAGGGCAGCCGGATCACAAAGCTTCTTTATAAGGGACATCCTATCAGGGAAGATGGCGAGTACCATGCAGTAATGAACAATTACCGGGCTGCTGGCGGCGGAGGATACTATATGTTCAAGGGCAAACCGATTGAGAAAGAAATTTTAACCGATATGACTGAATTGCTTGCCGGCTATTTTTCTGAAAAGGGAAAGGTAATACCGTCTTTGAATTTCAATTGGGAGGTTACAGCCGGCAAAGGATCCTGA
- a CDS encoding PAS domain-containing sensor histidine kinase, which translates to MNNRKRNFLLYLFAVIIPTLTGSIFLFMDSVKQNDIERIEEAKWIGSIHQRSWDQFISETVTTLEMLSLTAGSADTPSEKLEQLLQKANQMDPRYGGIYLLDHSGLVLTGSNQFLANSDLSEKKYLKEVLVTKDIVISNTPETLTNGQTVVGIGKPVLNDDGDVISIIVAHMRVDYVQNIMRLLTPDARLSVLNSKRKTIMDINMNGDSSFSSQNSITIPIDRLPWSVKVEFPPRDMLKIIMDAFREILVLTIIIHILFLFIKYLRLKKQAEKEKKENELQKLELVGTLAASTAHEIRNPLTGIKGLIQLLSEKYTNTHDQYYFSVINDEINRINEIVSEFLILGKPTAQKMDAMDLRSVIKELEPLIFSEANLHNVTFESIFSDEPVLVDCTKDQMKQVILNLTKNAFESMQDGGKLTIKLNKMQSRCQLKIADTGSGIPEDKIEKIFHPFYTSKEMGTGLGLVVCRRIVHSFGGEIFITSEEKKGTHVDIFLPIKNP; encoded by the coding sequence ATGAATAATCGAAAAAGAAATTTCCTGCTTTATTTGTTCGCAGTAATAATACCCACTTTAACCGGCAGCATCTTTTTGTTTATGGATTCTGTTAAACAAAATGATATAGAAAGAATCGAAGAAGCAAAATGGATTGGCTCGATACACCAAAGAAGCTGGGACCAGTTTATTTCCGAGACCGTGACCACGCTTGAGATGCTTTCGCTGACTGCTGGAAGTGCTGACACACCTTCTGAAAAGCTTGAGCAACTGCTCCAAAAAGCCAATCAAATGGATCCTCGTTATGGAGGAATTTACCTGCTTGATCACAGCGGATTGGTTCTTACAGGATCAAATCAATTCTTAGCAAACTCAGATTTATCTGAGAAGAAATATCTTAAAGAGGTATTGGTAACGAAAGATATTGTTATTTCCAATACTCCAGAAACACTGACAAATGGGCAGACAGTCGTTGGGATAGGAAAGCCGGTATTGAATGACGATGGAGATGTAATCTCTATTATTGTGGCACATATGAGAGTGGATTACGTACAAAATATTATGAGGCTCCTTACTCCTGATGCCCGACTTTCAGTTCTTAATTCTAAAAGGAAAACAATTATGGACATCAATATGAATGGAGACTCCTCATTCTCCAGTCAAAATAGCATTACAATTCCGATTGACAGGCTGCCTTGGAGTGTAAAGGTGGAATTTCCGCCAAGAGACATGCTGAAAATTATTATGGATGCTTTCCGGGAAATCCTGGTATTAACCATAATAATCCATATTCTATTTCTCTTCATAAAATATTTAAGGCTTAAAAAACAGGCTGAAAAGGAAAAAAAGGAAAATGAATTGCAAAAACTCGAACTGGTAGGTACTCTGGCTGCCAGCACAGCCCATGAAATCAGGAACCCTTTAACAGGAATAAAAGGCCTTATACAGCTATTGAGTGAAAAATATACGAATACACATGACCAGTATTATTTTTCTGTCATAAATGATGAGATAAATAGAATTAATGAGATTGTCAGTGAATTTTTAATTCTGGGTAAACCAACTGCTCAAAAAATGGATGCTATGGATTTGAGAAGTGTTATAAAGGAATTAGAACCTTTAATATTCTCTGAAGCTAATTTACATAATGTCACATTTGAATCTATTTTTTCAGATGAACCCGTCTTAGTCGATTGCACGAAAGATCAGATGAAACAGGTGATCCTGAATTTGACGAAAAACGCTTTTGAATCAATGCAGGATGGCGGAAAACTAACGATAAAGCTAAATAAGATGCAATCCAGATGTCAGCTTAAAATCGCGGATACTGGCTCCGGCATTCCAGAAGACAAAATAGAAAAAATATTTCATCCATTTTATACTTCAAAAGAAATGGGTACAGGTCTTGGGCTTGTGGTCTGCAGACGCATTGTGCATTCTTTTGGCGGTGAAATATTTATTACAAGCGAAGAAAAAAAGGGTACTCATGTAGATATTTTTCTTCCTATCAAAAACCCATAA
- a CDS encoding phosphotransferase enzyme family protein: MEKAVDALMTDNVLHHFLSIYSLNTVNYKKLGDFENFVFQASKDGEELILRITHSTHRKLEELLSEVDWMSYLRSEGVKVPKVIPSKNGNMVEALEASDASVFYASLFSKAEGKPISVLAPEFNQKLYHAWGRAVGKMHAATKSYIPSPGIIQRMQWDEDELLTVEKYIPKEDQLIVKNTNDLMNLLHALPKNINNYGLIHTDIHSGNFFYDGKDIQVFDFDDCCYHWFASDIAIPLYYSIFYKFKEADPAEVEVFGRVFLESFLNGYQLENEIPCDLEKQLPLFLRLRDITLYSVLHKKIAPEDRNPQLLVMMNSIKDRIEENSPIYLS, from the coding sequence AAAAGCAGTTGATGCTTTAATGACGGACAACGTCCTCCATCATTTCTTAAGTATCTATTCCTTGAATACCGTGAATTATAAAAAGCTGGGTGACTTTGAAAACTTTGTCTTTCAAGCTTCGAAAGATGGAGAAGAGTTAATTTTGAGAATTACCCATTCGACACATCGCAAGCTGGAGGAGCTTTTATCTGAAGTTGACTGGATGAGTTATTTAAGATCAGAAGGTGTGAAGGTTCCAAAGGTAATCCCTTCAAAAAATGGGAATATGGTTGAAGCCTTGGAAGCCAGTGATGCCTCTGTCTTTTATGCAAGCCTGTTTTCAAAAGCAGAGGGAAAACCAATCAGTGTTCTTGCACCGGAATTCAATCAGAAGTTATATCATGCATGGGGAAGAGCAGTGGGGAAAATGCATGCAGCCACAAAATCATATATTCCTTCTCCTGGCATTATACAGCGAATGCAATGGGATGAAGATGAATTGTTGACCGTTGAAAAATATATACCCAAAGAAGATCAATTAATTGTTAAGAATACGAACGATTTAATGAATCTGCTTCATGCATTGCCAAAGAATATTAACAACTATGGTCTTATTCATACAGATATTCATTCCGGTAACTTCTTTTATGACGGAAAAGATATACAAGTGTTTGATTTTGATGACTGCTGTTATCATTGGTTTGCGTCTGATATCGCCATTCCTCTGTATTATTCAATTTTTTATAAGTTTAAAGAGGCGGACCCTGCAGAAGTGGAAGTTTTTGGAAGGGTATTCCTGGAATCCTTTTTGAATGGATATCAGCTGGAGAATGAAATTCCCTGTGACCTGGAAAAACAGCTGCCTTTATTCCTGAGGCTAAGAGATATCACACTGTATTCCGTTCTCCATAAAAAAATCGCACCTGAGGACAGGAATCCTCAGCTATTAGTAATGATGAACTCGATAAAGGATCGAATTGAGGAAAACTCTCCAATATATTTAAGCTAA